One stretch of uncultured Methanobrevibacter sp. DNA includes these proteins:
- a CDS encoding glycosyltransferase 4 family protein: MMILPQLPLYAIAIICGLLSFAITRLTMPRIIRKLEAADIVGKDIHKSWKPVVAEMGGFGILFGFIIGMFSGIYMHDILTFQLVIVLVVILLVGIIGIVDDLLALSSKEKFFLLFLAGLPLIWAAPPNVGLLYLITIPIALSIGSNLTNMLAGLNGIESGLGIISMASLTIACIILGKYDVTIISMSMLGALIAFLYFNRYPAKIFPGDTGTLIIGAAVVCIAFIGRVKLIAFIVLMPNIIDAALKFYSAGVMNRQQQKPTQLNDEGKLVRPETGFKSMIRLVLRKPIAEKDAVKIIWAIGILFGVLGIIVALTMPGMLENKTLVNFLQIKEMFYHIGLIQ, translated from the coding sequence ATGATGATTTTACCTCAACTTCCTTTATATGCAATTGCAATAATCTGTGGTCTTCTGTCCTTTGCGATTACCAGACTGACCATGCCGAGGATTATTCGCAAACTTGAAGCGGCAGACATTGTCGGAAAAGATATACACAAATCCTGGAAGCCTGTAGTGGCTGAAATGGGAGGATTTGGAATTTTATTCGGTTTTATAATTGGAATGTTTTCAGGAATATACATGCACGACATCCTGACATTCCAGCTTGTTATCGTATTGGTGGTAATACTTCTTGTAGGTATCATCGGTATTGTCGATGACCTTCTCGCACTGTCATCCAAGGAAAAATTCTTCCTTCTGTTTTTGGCAGGTTTGCCTTTAATCTGGGCTGCACCGCCAAATGTTGGTCTGTTATATCTCATCACAATTCCTATTGCACTCTCAATAGGTTCAAATCTGACAAACATGTTGGCTGGTTTGAATGGAATCGAATCAGGTTTGGGTATCATTTCAATGGCATCCCTTACAATTGCATGTATAATATTGGGCAAATATGACGTTACAATCATATCCATGAGTATGCTCGGTGCCCTAATTGCATTTCTATACTTCAACAGGTATCCGGCCAAGATTTTCCCAGGCGATACAGGTACATTGATCATCGGTGCTGCCGTGGTGTGTATTGCATTTATCGGAAGGGTGAAACTTATTGCATTCATTGTACTGATGCCGAATATCATTGATGCAGCATTAAAATTCTACTCAGCAGGTGTCATGAACCGTCAGCAGCAAAAGCCTACACAGCTGAATGATGAGGGAAAACTCGTAAGGCCTGAAACAGGTTTCAAATCAATGATCCGTCTGGTTTTAAGAAAACCTATTGCAGAAAAGGATGCAGTTAAAATCATATGGGCAATTGGAATATTGTTTGGAGTGTTAGGTATAATCGTTGCATTGACAATGCCTGGAATGCTTGAAAACAAGACTTTAGTGAACTTCCTTCAGATTAAGGAAATGTTCTATCATATAGGATTGATACAATGA